Proteins from one Salinispora arenicola genomic window:
- a CDS encoding SDR family oxidoreductase, giving the protein MPTDLLVVGGSGLLGREVARRARLAGGRVVATFHRQAAPVAGVEWRKLDIRRRDDVTVLVDQIRPTVIINAAYRQGDWATTADGSMHVAAAGAAIGARLVQVSSDAVFSGTAARYDETCCPDPISPYGAAKAAAETAVKGLDPSAIVARTSLIVGDDGGSTQERLVHSLAADPTRGVLFTDDVRCPVHVTDLAAALLELGGSSYAGIQHVAGADAVSRYELGVLIARRDGIDDTALPAGRRADTNIPGPVSVRLDCAETQAKLTTQLRGARTFLAPAVT; this is encoded by the coding sequence ATGCCCACGGACCTTCTTGTCGTGGGCGGTAGCGGCCTCCTCGGCCGGGAGGTCGCCCGCCGGGCGCGGCTGGCCGGCGGTCGGGTGGTGGCGACCTTCCACCGCCAGGCTGCGCCTGTAGCCGGCGTCGAATGGCGCAAGCTCGACATCCGTCGTCGTGACGACGTCACCGTCCTGGTCGACCAGATCCGACCAACGGTGATCATCAATGCCGCGTACCGGCAGGGTGACTGGGCCACCACCGCCGACGGCAGCATGCACGTGGCCGCCGCGGGCGCCGCCATCGGGGCCCGCCTGGTGCAGGTGTCCAGCGACGCGGTCTTCTCCGGTACGGCGGCGCGCTACGACGAGACGTGCTGCCCCGACCCGATCAGCCCGTACGGCGCGGCCAAGGCCGCGGCCGAGACCGCGGTCAAGGGACTGGATCCGAGCGCGATCGTTGCGCGTACCTCACTGATCGTTGGAGATGACGGAGGTTCGACCCAGGAGCGGTTGGTACACAGTCTCGCTGCAGACCCCACCCGTGGTGTTCTGTTCACCGACGACGTACGCTGCCCGGTCCACGTCACGGACCTGGCCGCGGCGCTGCTGGAACTGGGCGGTTCCTCGTATGCCGGCATCCAGCACGTTGCTGGCGCCGACGCCGTCAGCCGCTACGAACTCGGTGTTCTCATCGCCCGTCGCGACGGTATCGACGACACGGCCCTGCCTGCCGGCCGGCGTGCCGACACCAACATCCCCGGTCCCGTCAGCGTCCGCCTGGACTGCGCCGAAACCCAGGCGAAACTGACCACCCAGCTTCGCGGCGCCCGCACGTTCCTTGCCCCTGCCGTCACCTGA
- a CDS encoding FAD-binding oxidoreductase, whose amino-acid sequence MPTHPLARFFDRVDDVTAEIARREAGGVAHSAAVDDEIAVCHPKQLDLVVDEVITETATTKTFRLRRATGELLPPFQAGQYISLRLQIEGVRTSRAFSVSSSPTKRRHYDLTVRRVPGGRVSNHLLDAVAPGDRLVSSGPIGTFQHNPLFHGEDLVFLAGGSGVAPAMSMIREVVDRGLPRTLHLVYGSRRADDIIFRAELDQVARDCPEITVDHVISEPDADWSGPTGFLSAAVVERLAGPLRGRMTYVCGPPAMYAYQLRQLDRVGHPRRRVRLEANGIALPAGEDRDWPADVDPTVEVTVAVRGRGAFRTPRSRPLLDALEDNGFQPEASCRSGECSMCRVRVVRGGVFTAAEARLRMSDRDFGFTHSCAAYPVTDVEVDF is encoded by the coding sequence ATGCCCACCCATCCCCTCGCCCGCTTCTTCGATCGTGTCGATGACGTCACCGCCGAGATCGCTCGCCGAGAGGCCGGGGGTGTGGCGCATTCCGCCGCCGTGGACGACGAGATCGCGGTGTGTCACCCGAAGCAGCTCGATCTCGTCGTGGACGAGGTCATCACCGAGACCGCGACGACGAAGACCTTCCGGCTGCGCCGGGCCACCGGTGAGCTGCTTCCACCGTTCCAGGCAGGTCAGTACATCAGCCTGCGGCTTCAGATCGAGGGTGTCCGTACCAGCAGGGCGTTCTCGGTGTCCTCCAGCCCCACCAAACGCCGCCACTACGACCTGACGGTCCGGCGGGTTCCCGGCGGCCGGGTCAGCAACCACCTGCTCGACGCCGTCGCTCCCGGGGATCGGCTGGTCAGCAGCGGCCCTATCGGTACGTTCCAGCACAACCCGCTCTTCCACGGCGAAGACCTGGTCTTTCTGGCGGGTGGTTCGGGTGTCGCCCCCGCTATGAGCATGATCCGCGAAGTCGTCGATCGCGGCCTTCCGCGCACACTGCACCTCGTCTACGGCTCGCGCCGCGCCGACGACATCATCTTCCGCGCCGAGCTCGACCAGGTCGCCCGCGATTGTCCGGAGATCACGGTGGACCACGTGATCTCGGAGCCGGACGCGGACTGGTCGGGACCTACGGGGTTCTTGTCGGCGGCAGTCGTCGAGCGACTCGCGGGTCCGCTTCGTGGCCGGATGACCTACGTCTGCGGCCCGCCCGCCATGTATGCCTACCAACTCCGGCAGCTCGACCGGGTGGGCCACCCGCGCCGCAGGGTGCGGCTGGAGGCCAACGGGATCGCCCTGCCCGCTGGCGAGGACCGCGACTGGCCCGCCGACGTGGACCCGACGGTGGAGGTGACCGTCGCGGTGCGGGGGCGTGGGGCGTTCCGCACCCCGCGCAGCCGCCCACTGCTTGACGCGTTGGAGGACAACGGCTTCCAGCCGGAGGCGTCGTGCAGGTCGGGAGAATGCAGTATGTGCCGGGTCCGGGTGGTACGTGGTGGTGTCTTCACCGCAGCCGAGGCCCGCCTCCGGATGTCGGATCGTGACTTCGGGTTCACCCACTCCTGTGCCGCATACCCGGTCACCGACGTGGAAGTGGACTTCTGA
- a CDS encoding phytoene desaturase family protein: protein MNDDYDAIVIGAGNAGLSSAATLQRGGRRTLLLERHNVPGGAATSFVRGRFEFEVSLHQLGGMGNGPLRQVLDQLDVTRRLTFVEERDLYRTVVPGVLDITLPAEWKGVADAIEDSFPGNRARIESFLELCYEVGNWQLVARASLHQPQEQAAWLRGLSRVRRNGLRPAKEVLDEYFDDDRIKHVLASYWSYNGQPPSTLPFMDLARILTLYLEYKPYHLRGGSQAMSSAMLDSFLEAGGDVRFNSDVAEIRTRQGTVVGVRLANGDEYDARMVVSNASAITTYTRMLDPTVVPDSVLRDLRGRKLGISGTIIYLGLDATAHELGFTAGTNMITSELAEKTVRDSMFSLGPTPYVVASCYDVDPIGFAPPRASHVAIFSVQYGRVWDTLAPEDYARAKYAYAQSQLDLVEVISPGLRDVIEEAEVATPHTLRRYLGHPGGAIYGFDQDITDSWLFRDTDLKPNVPGLFLLSAWTTAGGYNPTIVTAARFSQRLLQL, encoded by the coding sequence ATGAACGACGACTACGACGCCATCGTCATCGGTGCGGGCAACGCCGGGCTCAGCAGCGCGGCCACGCTCCAACGCGGTGGCAGGCGCACGCTCCTGCTTGAGCGCCACAACGTTCCCGGTGGTGCGGCGACCTCGTTCGTGCGGGGGCGGTTCGAGTTCGAGGTGTCGCTGCACCAGTTGGGTGGCATGGGGAACGGCCCACTCCGGCAGGTTCTCGACCAGCTGGACGTCACGCGCAGGTTGACGTTCGTGGAGGAGCGTGACCTCTACCGCACCGTGGTCCCCGGGGTCCTCGACATCACCCTGCCCGCCGAGTGGAAGGGTGTCGCCGACGCGATCGAGGACAGCTTTCCGGGCAACCGCGCGCGGATCGAGTCCTTCCTCGAGTTGTGCTACGAGGTCGGAAACTGGCAGCTGGTGGCTCGGGCGAGCCTGCATCAGCCCCAGGAACAGGCCGCGTGGCTGCGCGGGCTGTCCCGGGTGCGCCGCAACGGTCTGCGCCCGGCGAAGGAGGTGCTCGACGAGTACTTCGACGACGACCGGATCAAGCATGTTCTGGCGTCCTACTGGAGCTACAACGGGCAGCCTCCCTCCACACTGCCGTTCATGGACCTGGCGAGAATTCTGACGCTCTACCTCGAATACAAGCCCTACCACCTGCGCGGTGGCAGCCAGGCCATGTCCTCGGCGATGCTGGACTCCTTCCTGGAAGCGGGCGGCGATGTCCGCTTCAACTCGGACGTCGCGGAAATCCGCACGCGCCAGGGCACCGTGGTCGGGGTCCGCCTGGCCAACGGCGACGAGTACGACGCTCGGATGGTGGTATCGAACGCCTCCGCCATCACCACCTACACCCGCATGCTCGACCCCACCGTCGTCCCCGATTCCGTCCTGCGCGACCTCCGCGGCAGAAAGCTGGGAATCTCGGGCACGATCATCTACCTCGGCCTGGACGCCACGGCACACGAACTGGGCTTCACCGCGGGCACCAACATGATCACCAGCGAGCTCGCGGAGAAGACCGTCCGGGACAGCATGTTCTCCCTCGGTCCGACGCCTTACGTGGTCGCGAGCTGTTACGACGTCGACCCGATCGGGTTCGCGCCGCCCCGGGCATCCCATGTGGCGATCTTCTCCGTCCAGTACGGCAGGGTGTGGGACACGCTCGCACCGGAGGACTACGCCCGAGCCAAGTACGCGTACGCCCAATCCCAGCTCGACTTGGTCGAGGTGATAAGCCCTGGGCTGCGGGACGTCATCGAGGAGGCCGAGGTGGCCACCCCGCACACCCTCCGGCGCTACCTCGGCCACCCGGGCGGCGCCATCTACGGCTTCGACCAGGACATCACCGACAGCTGGCTCTTCCGCGACACCGATCTCAAGCCCAATGTGCCCGGCCTGTTCCTGCTCAGCGCGTGGACCACCGCGGGCGGGTACAACCCAACGATCGTGACCGCAGCACGTTTCTCCCAGCGGCTCCTGCAGCTCTAG
- a CDS encoding RCC1 domain-containing protein yields MQGLCQRHGVGEHRAGRVALGWFFLALAVTLAESIGASPGLAQHRSAATAVVSDTILAWGENDGGQLGNGTMTDSSEPVAVSLPAGTTVAAVAVGDRHGLALTSAGTVLAWGRNIEGQLGNGSTTSSSTPVAVSLPTGTRAVAVAAGADHSLALTSAGTVLAWGDNTFGQLGDGSTTDRSTPVAVSLPAGTTVAAIAAGRDHNLVLTSTGPTLLTWGKNTNGQLGDGTTTGRDTPVAVTLPPGVTVTSVAGGRDHSLVLTSDDTALAWGGNSFGQLGNGTTTDSLVPIAVALPTGTEATAIAAGRLHSAALTSEGAAFAWGHNGRGQLGNGSTTDSSTPVAVSLPADTRLTAIAGRDSDHNVTITSAGAALAWGANANGELGDGSTTDRSAPVAVSLPAGTTLAAIAAGDDQSMALPTLPPRSTTSLRVSPQDPTADQDVTLTATVTCTTDTPTGSITFRTTTTDLATVPLDSTTTATHTTRLPPGTHTLTAHYTATTTTCPDSQSEATTISVDLPVTGPDLPTILGAGTLLILTGATLIHRTHRRRSPHHPH; encoded by the coding sequence ATGCAGGGACTCTGCCAGCGGCATGGTGTCGGCGAGCATCGGGCGGGGCGTGTCGCCCTCGGATGGTTCTTCCTCGCGCTGGCGGTGACGCTCGCCGAGTCGATCGGCGCCTCGCCCGGGTTGGCGCAGCACAGGTCAGCAGCGACGGCAGTCGTCTCGGACACGATCCTCGCCTGGGGCGAGAACGACGGGGGTCAGTTGGGCAACGGGACCATGACCGACAGCAGCGAACCAGTTGCGGTGAGTCTGCCCGCGGGCACCACGGTCGCCGCCGTCGCCGTCGGCGACCGTCACGGTCTGGCGTTGACCTCCGCCGGCACCGTCCTCGCCTGGGGACGAAACATCGAAGGTCAGCTGGGCAACGGGTCCACCACCAGCAGCAGCACGCCCGTCGCGGTGAGCCTGCCCACGGGCACCAGGGCCGTCGCCGTCGCCGCCGGCGCCGACCACAGTCTGGCCTTGACCTCCGCCGGCACCGTCCTCGCCTGGGGCGACAACACCTTCGGCCAGCTGGGCGACGGGTCCACCACCGACCGCAGCACGCCCGTCGCGGTGAGCCTGCCCGCCGGCACCACGGTCGCCGCCATCGCCGCCGGCCGCGACCACAACCTGGTGCTGACCTCAACCGGCCCCACCCTCCTCACCTGGGGAAAGAACACCAACGGTCAGCTGGGCGACGGCACCACCACCGGCCGCGACACACCCGTCGCCGTCACGCTGCCACCAGGCGTCACGGTCACCTCCGTCGCCGGCGGACGCGATCACAGTCTGGTGTTGACCTCCGACGACACCGCCCTGGCCTGGGGCGGCAACAGCTTCGGCCAATTGGGCAACGGCACCACCACGGACAGCCTCGTGCCCATCGCCGTCGCCCTGCCCACGGGCACCGAGGCCACCGCCATCGCCGCCGGGCGCCTCCACAGCGCGGCGTTGACCTCCGAGGGAGCCGCCTTCGCCTGGGGACACAACGGCCGGGGCCAGTTGGGTAACGGATCCACCACCGACAGCAGCACGCCGGTCGCGGTGAGCCTGCCGGCGGACACCAGGCTCACCGCCATCGCCGGCCGCGACAGCGACCACAATGTGACGATCACCTCCGCCGGCGCCGCCCTCGCCTGGGGCGCCAATGCAAACGGTGAGCTGGGCGACGGGTCCACCACCGACCGCAGCGCACCCGTCGCGGTCAGCCTGCCCGCCGGCACCACGCTCGCCGCCATCGCCGCCGGCGACGATCAGAGTATGGCCCTGCCCACGCTGCCACCACGCTCCACCACGAGCCTGCGGGTCTCACCGCAGGACCCGACAGCCGATCAGGACGTCACCCTCACCGCCACCGTCACCTGCACCACCGACACCCCCACCGGGAGCATCACCTTCCGCACCACCACCACCGACCTCGCCACCGTGCCCCTGGACAGCACCACCACCGCCACCCACACCACCCGACTCCCACCCGGCACCCACACCCTCACCGCCCACTACACCGCAACCACCACCACCTGCCCCGACAGCCAGTCCGAGGCCACCACCATCAGCGTCGACCTGCCCGTCACCGGACCCGACCTGCCCACCATCCTCGGCGCCGGCACCCTGCTCATCCTCACCGGTGCCACCCTGATCCACCGCACCCACCGGCGCCGGTCACCACACCACCCGCACTGA